A single Eubalaena glacialis isolate mEubGla1 chromosome 18, mEubGla1.1.hap2.+ XY, whole genome shotgun sequence DNA region contains:
- the ZNF19 gene encoding zinc finger protein 19 isoform X4 → MEAGPCPSLRGSPGDGCHAPASLAPDAGTNTDNELTPTWGVSEERDMMMSHGPQKNVLKRNSFLETCELEKHQEIPTVKNIRGKVPRIHYDRKPFRCEECGKCFSYFSYYVRHQRIHTGEKPFECNECGKAFNGNSSLIRHQRIHTGEKPYQCEECGRAFNDNANLIRHQRIHSGDRPYLCKECGNGFTSSSEFVIHQRIHTGEKPYECNECGKAFVGNSPLLRHQKIHTGEKPYECNECGKSFGRTSHLSQHQRIHTGEKPYSCKICGQAFNFHTKLTRHQRVHSEVKPFDCVDCGKAFSAQDQLKRHLRIHIQETSYVCDECGIVFTSKRNLLQHQRVHAREKPCECVKYEKTFRTSSQLDHVHPGEKPVLDVGCFGLPEFFTPFYWSSITPKTWWLLM, encoded by the exons ATGCCGGGACCAACACTGACAATGAATTGACACCGACATGGGGAGTTTCTGAAGAAAGAGACATGATGATGTCACATGGGCCACAGAAGAATGTTCTTAAGAGAAACAGCTTCCTAGAAACATGTGAACTGGAGAAGCACCAGGAAATCCCCACAGTGAAAAATATTAGAGGAAAGGTTCCAAGAATCCACTATGATAGGAAGCCCTTCAGATGTGAGGAATGTGGGAAATGCTTCAGCTATTTTTCTTACTATGTTAGACACCAGAGAatccacactggggagaaaccCTTTGAGTGTAATGAGTGTGGAAAAGCCTTTAATGGCAATTCTTCATTAATTCGACATCAAAgaatccacactggagagaaaccctatcagTGTGAAGAGTGTGGGAGAGCCTTTAATGATAACGCAAATCTGATCAGGCATCAGAGAATCCACAGTGGGGACAGACCCTATCTCTGCAAGGagtgtggaaatggtttcaccaGTAGTTCTGAGTTTGTTATACaccagagaattcacactggggagaaaccctatgaGTGTAATGAGTGTGGAAAAGCTTTTGTTGGTAATTCACCACTGCTGCGACATCAGAAaatccacactggagagaaaccttatgagTGTAATGAGTGTGGCAAAAGCTTCGGACGGACTTCTCATCTTAGTCAGCATCAGCGTATTCACACAGGGGAAAAGCCTTATTCTTGTAAAATATGTGGGCAAGCCTTCAATTTTCATACAAAACTAACTCGGCATCAGCGAGTCCACAGTGAGGTGAAACCCTTTGACTGTGTAGATTGTGGAAAGGCCTTTAGTGCTCAGGATCAATTAAAAAGGCATCTAAGAATACATATTCAGGAGACTTCCTATGTGTGTGATGAGTGTGGAATAGTCTTTACTAGCAAAAGAAATCTGCTTCAGCATCAAAGAGTCCATGCTAGAGAGAAACCCTGTGAATGTGTCAAGTATGAAAAAACCTTTAGGACTTCTTCCCAGCTAGATCATGTCCACCCTGGAGAGAAGCCAGTGCTGGATGTTGGATGTTTTGGCCTCCCAGAATTTTTTACCCCCTTTTACTG GTCATCCATAACACCCAAGACATGGTGGCTTCTAATGTAA